The Carnobacterium divergens genome includes a window with the following:
- a CDS encoding DegV family protein, with protein MNQEKIALLVDSCTDVPEEFIEKYGMFVIPLNIIYKDRVYTDKVDITAEEVYQNLKNEVPTTSLPDGQVITDIFESIKKDGYQKVIVVTISSGLSGTNNLVRLIAEDFTDLDVFVLNTKNIGIGSGIQAVEAAKLIEEGLSFSAIKEQLTLNVSKTKVFFSVATLEYLKKGGRIGLVSSILGNALNLRPIISCNEQGVYYTVSKARGRKKSLENAIQLVKEYIGDHQKVRLAVVNGDAVPEAAIIKAQLQHLFPNNLAMFEGPVSPALGVHTGPGLIGICVQLLD; from the coding sequence ATGAACCAAGAAAAAATTGCGTTATTAGTCGATTCATGTACCGATGTACCAGAAGAATTTATTGAAAAGTATGGAATGTTTGTGATTCCTTTAAATATTATTTACAAAGATCGAGTTTACACTGATAAAGTTGATATTACTGCAGAAGAGGTATACCAAAACTTGAAAAATGAAGTACCCACTACTTCGTTACCTGATGGTCAAGTGATTACAGATATCTTTGAATCAATCAAAAAAGACGGGTATCAAAAGGTAATCGTGGTAACTATTTCAAGTGGGCTAAGCGGAACAAATAATCTTGTGCGCTTAATTGCAGAAGATTTTACTGACTTAGATGTTTTTGTTTTAAATACTAAAAATATCGGCATCGGAAGTGGCATTCAGGCAGTTGAAGCTGCAAAACTAATAGAAGAAGGCCTTTCTTTTTCAGCGATCAAAGAACAATTAACGCTTAACGTCTCTAAAACAAAAGTCTTCTTTTCAGTTGCAACATTAGAATATTTGAAAAAAGGTGGTAGAATCGGGTTAGTTTCTTCTATTTTAGGAAATGCACTCAACCTAAGACCCATTATTTCTTGTAATGAACAAGGTGTTTACTACACCGTTTCAAAAGCTAGAGGACGCAAAAAAAGTTTAGAAAATGCGATTCAATTAGTTAAAGAGTACATTGGCGATCATCAAAAAGTTAGATTAGCTGTTGTTAATGGCGACGCCGTTCCTGAAGCAGCTATAATCAAAGCACAATTGCAACATCTTTTCCCAAATAACCTTGCGATGTTTGAAGGACCTGTTAGTCCAGCCTTAGGGGTTCATACAGGACCTGGTTTAATTGGCATCTGCGTCCAGCTATTAGATTAA
- a CDS encoding cryptochrome/photolyase family protein has product MSGTITGMWFRKDLRLVDNTALIAMMNERDDNESVIGIFNINPSQLKKGTLNHQAFFAAVEQFSEEAEKAGLPIHFIVGKPEKAFETLKKAIPELTKIYFNRDERGYGKKRDEAMLTFFSDYKIQVNHFQDSHLHGVSEIKKDNGEAFKVFTPYYNRWKKLKKPLFQKEEFADFGVKGADFRQLFKEEQKYVSELLAEIPIELKGEVGLQRARGYLSRFIDKKVSSYEVDRDYPAIKGTSRISRFLRTGEMSIREVYHRLSESDEDENSRDTYLKELCWRDFYNMIYAENPEQQTLEIKEQYRGLHWNQNQGMLIAWKEGKTGFPIVDAGMRQLNQTGWMHNRLRMIVASFLTKDLLTDWRLGEAYFSQQLVDYDSASNIGGWQWAASTGTDAVPYFRIFNPTLQGKKFDSDGTFIRFYVPELANVPIAYLHEPQKMPLDIQKQVGCIIGTDYPEPIVDHQKMRSEILSLFKGQ; this is encoded by the coding sequence ATGAGTGGAACGATTACGGGAATGTGGTTTAGAAAAGATTTACGTTTGGTAGACAATACAGCATTGATTGCGATGATGAACGAACGAGACGACAATGAATCGGTTATTGGGATTTTTAATATCAATCCATCCCAGCTAAAGAAAGGAACGCTTAACCATCAAGCTTTTTTTGCAGCAGTTGAACAGTTTAGTGAAGAAGCAGAAAAAGCAGGACTACCAATTCACTTTATCGTAGGAAAGCCTGAAAAAGCATTTGAGACATTAAAAAAAGCCATACCAGAATTAACTAAAATTTACTTTAATCGTGATGAACGAGGATATGGGAAAAAAAGAGACGAAGCGATGCTGACCTTTTTTTCGGACTATAAAATTCAAGTGAATCATTTTCAAGATAGCCATTTGCACGGTGTTTCAGAGATCAAAAAAGACAATGGGGAAGCATTTAAAGTATTTACACCGTATTACAATCGCTGGAAAAAGCTTAAAAAACCTCTTTTTCAAAAAGAAGAATTTGCTGATTTTGGTGTAAAGGGAGCTGATTTTAGACAGTTATTTAAAGAGGAACAAAAGTATGTGTCTGAATTGTTAGCAGAAATACCCATAGAATTAAAAGGTGAAGTTGGCTTGCAGCGTGCTAGAGGATATTTAAGTCGTTTTATTGATAAAAAAGTATCGTCTTATGAAGTAGATCGTGATTATCCAGCTATTAAAGGTACGAGTCGGATATCTCGTTTCCTAAGAACAGGAGAGATGTCCATTCGAGAGGTATATCATCGTTTAAGTGAAAGTGATGAGGACGAAAATAGCAGAGATACTTATCTTAAGGAACTTTGTTGGCGTGATTTTTATAATATGATTTATGCTGAAAATCCAGAGCAACAAACGCTGGAAATTAAAGAACAGTATCGCGGTCTTCATTGGAATCAAAATCAAGGGATGTTAATTGCTTGGAAAGAAGGCAAGACTGGCTTTCCAATCGTAGATGCTGGCATGCGTCAATTAAATCAAACCGGTTGGATGCACAATCGATTACGAATGATTGTCGCCTCCTTTTTAACAAAAGATTTATTAACCGATTGGCGTTTGGGAGAAGCCTATTTTAGTCAGCAATTAGTCGATTATGATTCAGCTAGCAATATTGGGGGTTGGCAGTGGGCAGCGTCAACTGGAACGGATGCTGTTCCTTATTTTAGAATTTTTAATCCCACACTACAAGGAAAAAAATTTGATTCTGATGGAACCTTTATTCGTTTTTATGTACCAGAATTAGCGAATGTGCCAATCGCCTATTTACATGAACCTCAAAAAATGCCCCTTGATATTCAAAAGCAAGTAGGGTGCATCATTGGAACTGATTACCCTGAACCTATTGTGGATCATCAAAAAATGCGAAGTGAAATTTTAAGTTTATTTAAAGGACAGTAA
- a CDS encoding YjjG family noncanonical pyrimidine nucleotidase, with protein sequence MKAYQTVLFDVDDTLLDFGAAEDLALRLLFEEQGFELTKEIEAHYKEMNQGMWRLFEAGEMSRDELVNSRFSLLFKEYGKVVDGPLMEKHYRKFLEEGHQLVAGAFELITNLKDDYELYIVTNGVSTTQDKRLKDSGLHPFFKDIFVSEATGFQKPMPEYFDYVFKRIPGFSLEKSIIIGDSLSSDIKGGELAGLDTCWFNPFSLPNETDCKPTYEIKSLEALYGILATQKSEG encoded by the coding sequence TGCAGCAGAGGATTTAGCATTGCGTTTACTTTTTGAAGAACAAGGCTTTGAATTGACAAAGGAAATTGAAGCACATTATAAAGAGATGAATCAAGGCATGTGGCGCTTATTTGAAGCAGGTGAAATGAGTCGTGATGAGCTTGTAAATAGTCGTTTTTCATTGCTGTTTAAAGAATATGGGAAAGTGGTAGATGGCCCATTAATGGAAAAGCATTATCGGAAATTTTTAGAAGAGGGGCATCAATTAGTTGCTGGAGCATTTGAATTGATTACAAATTTAAAAGATGACTATGAGTTATATATTGTAACAAATGGTGTCTCTACGACTCAAGATAAGCGCTTAAAAGATTCAGGGTTGCATCCCTTCTTTAAAGATATTTTTGTATCAGAAGCAACGGGTTTTCAAAAGCCGATGCCGGAGTATTTTGACTATGTATTTAAGCGAATTCCCGGTTTTTCACTCGAAAAAAGCATCATTATTGGGGATTCATTAAGTTCTGATATTAAGGGTGGTGAATTGGCAGGTCTGGATACTTGTTGGTTTAATCCATTTTCTCTGCCAAATGAAACGGATTGTAAGCCTACTTATGAAATAAAATCATTAGAAGCGCTTTATGGGATTTTAGCAACTCAGAAAAGTGAGGGATAA
- the helD gene encoding RNA polymerase recycling motor HelD, translated as MGNNENELQYEQNRVDYTVKEIKKREAILDVSIDHVRKEAKEIRTNFWNDVTVNLSSSDDVIETEISIRQQEQLLREREQNYKHVEKQLSSFQQLKESPYFARIDLKEKEGEIESIYIGTSSFIDDEDHFLVYDWRAPISSVYYDGSLGEVAYQTPVGEQLVEVSLKRQFLIKKAQIQTMFDSSETIGDEMLQDILGDQSNAQMKSIVSTIQKEQNKIIRDTKSHLLFVQGAAGSGKTSAILQRIAYLLYQFRNEVDSNQMMIFSPNKLFNHYISNVLPELGEANIQQTTFLDFASSRIKNMEIKDLFEQFENEKNQKRKNIIAFKEEPIFFKALERYAQLLETQGMIFKDIVFRNKVLMSKEKIKALFYSFPEHYTLPQRLLYTTQKLNDRLDEIAKVEAKRSWVEAQIQLLNEEEYQRMIPTHQKFKNYQEEVLFIGTKIVNRQLKKVRRMIAQFNFFHYKAQYANFLKVLPKLVSLEKYSITHEQWITEQKRAILDLNQRVLLMEDVVPYLYLSDAIIGKEPLRKIKYIFIDEIQDYSVLQIAYLKSLFPNGRFTMLGDLNQAIFKNKLAKNTLLEEIKPMFDETKIKAIQLTKTYRSTKEITNFTKGILMDDSLIEPFERLGELPELVVTQSNRSWLNNILKQAKKYETDSQLTAIIGKTKKECDYLYHQLKEVLSVNLISFENQQLAEGIMIIPSYLAKGLEFDTVIVANASNKNYSLEEERTLMYTICSRAMHRLIVNSFGDASFLFDNVSPELYLKK; from the coding sequence ATGGGGAACAATGAAAATGAGTTACAATATGAACAAAATCGAGTAGATTATACCGTCAAAGAAATCAAAAAACGTGAGGCGATACTTGATGTTTCAATTGATCACGTTAGAAAAGAAGCCAAAGAAATTCGGACCAACTTTTGGAATGATGTGACGGTCAATTTAAGTAGTTCTGACGATGTGATAGAAACGGAAATCAGTATCCGACAACAAGAACAATTGCTACGAGAACGAGAGCAAAATTATAAACATGTCGAAAAACAATTAAGCTCATTCCAACAATTAAAAGAGTCGCCTTATTTTGCTCGGATTGATTTAAAAGAAAAAGAAGGCGAAATAGAATCGATTTATATTGGAACCTCTTCATTTATTGATGATGAGGATCATTTTTTGGTTTACGATTGGCGTGCGCCTATTTCGAGCGTGTACTATGACGGCAGTTTAGGCGAAGTAGCCTATCAAACACCTGTTGGCGAGCAGTTAGTGGAGGTTTCTTTAAAACGACAATTTCTAATTAAAAAAGCTCAAATTCAAACGATGTTTGATTCAAGTGAAACGATTGGCGATGAGATGTTGCAAGATATCTTAGGAGATCAATCAAATGCTCAAATGAAATCCATTGTATCAACAATTCAAAAAGAACAAAATAAAATTATTCGCGACACCAAAAGTCATCTGTTATTTGTTCAAGGAGCAGCAGGAAGTGGGAAAACCTCTGCGATTTTACAACGAATTGCCTATCTATTGTATCAATTTAGAAATGAAGTGGATTCAAACCAAATGATGATTTTTTCACCTAATAAGTTATTCAATCATTATATTTCCAATGTGTTACCTGAATTAGGTGAAGCGAATATTCAACAAACTACCTTTTTAGATTTTGCCTCTTCACGAATTAAAAACATGGAAATTAAAGATTTATTCGAGCAATTTGAAAATGAAAAAAACCAAAAGCGTAAAAATATTATAGCGTTTAAAGAAGAGCCTATTTTTTTTAAAGCATTAGAACGCTACGCTCAATTATTAGAAACTCAAGGAATGATTTTTAAAGATATTGTCTTTCGTAACAAGGTACTAATGAGTAAGGAAAAAATTAAGGCATTGTTTTATTCTTTTCCAGAACACTATACATTGCCACAACGATTGCTTTATACAACGCAAAAATTAAACGATCGATTAGATGAAATTGCTAAAGTAGAAGCTAAACGAAGCTGGGTAGAAGCTCAAATTCAATTGTTGAATGAAGAAGAATATCAACGAATGATTCCCACCCATCAGAAGTTTAAAAATTACCAAGAAGAAGTGTTGTTTATTGGAACTAAAATTGTAAATCGTCAATTAAAAAAAGTCAGACGTATGATTGCCCAGTTTAATTTTTTCCATTACAAGGCGCAGTATGCGAATTTTTTAAAAGTTCTTCCAAAATTAGTGTCATTAGAAAAATACTCTATTACACATGAGCAATGGATAACGGAGCAAAAAAGAGCAATTTTAGATTTAAATCAACGTGTCTTATTGATGGAAGACGTGGTTCCGTACTTGTATTTAAGCGATGCGATTATTGGTAAAGAGCCTCTAAGAAAAATTAAATACATCTTTATTGATGAAATTCAAGATTACTCCGTGTTACAAATCGCCTATTTAAAATCTTTGTTTCCAAATGGTCGTTTTACGATGCTTGGGGATTTAAACCAAGCTATTTTCAAAAATAAACTAGCAAAAAATACATTGCTAGAAGAAATCAAACCAATGTTTGACGAAACAAAAATCAAAGCCATCCAATTGACGAAAACGTACCGTTCAACGAAAGAAATCACAAATTTTACTAAAGGTATTTTAATGGACGATTCATTGATAGAACCATTTGAACGGTTAGGAGAGTTACCAGAATTAGTTGTAACCCAGTCCAATCGTAGTTGGTTAAATAATATATTGAAGCAAGCCAAAAAATATGAAACCGATTCACAGTTAACGGCAATTATTGGCAAAACGAAAAAGGAATGTGATTATCTTTATCACCAATTAAAAGAGGTCCTTTCCGTGAACTTAATTAGTTTTGAAAATCAACAATTAGCAGAAGGAATCATGATTATACCTTCCTATTTAGCTAAAGGTCTTGAATTTGATACTGTAATTGTCGCAAATGCTTCTAATAAAAATTATTCGTTAGAAGAGGAACGTACCTTGATGTATACTATTTGCTCTAGAGCTATGCATCGTTTAATTGTAAATAGTTTTGGAGATGCGTCTTTCTTGTTTGACAATGTGTCACCTGAACTTTATCTAAAAAAATAA
- a CDS encoding putative RNA methyltransferase: MKKIDQGIQFLTNNMQLFQCPVCHAAFVEVKGTSLCCEQNHHFDVSKKGTVFFLAHQAKNEYDKEMLSSRFKIAQDGLFNPILDVIFDLMGPNYQGTTIDVGCGEGSQLDYLTGKGLKGAKIGFDISKDAIQLASSHFTSAFWCVADLAKSPFASNQYDTLLNIFSPSNYQEFKRILKEHGTVIKVVPEKNYLIELRHLFYQDQKEKQTYQNDLVIEKFQEHFPEMEQHRCTYEFPLNEEQFQALMKMTPLGWGASEEATKSALLNPLKKITVDVCILVGKKQIS, from the coding sequence GTGAAGAAAATCGATCAAGGAATCCAGTTTTTAACGAATAATATGCAATTGTTCCAGTGTCCAGTTTGTCATGCTGCATTTGTAGAAGTAAAAGGCACAAGTTTATGTTGTGAACAAAACCATCACTTTGATGTGTCAAAAAAAGGGACAGTTTTCTTTTTAGCACATCAAGCAAAAAATGAATACGATAAAGAAATGTTGAGCTCTCGGTTTAAAATTGCACAAGATGGTTTATTCAATCCGATTTTGGATGTTATTTTTGATTTAATGGGGCCAAATTATCAAGGGACGACCATTGATGTTGGTTGTGGGGAAGGTTCTCAATTGGACTATTTAACTGGAAAAGGGCTAAAAGGTGCGAAGATTGGATTTGATATTTCAAAGGATGCGATTCAATTAGCCAGTAGTCATTTTACAAGTGCTTTTTGGTGTGTAGCTGATTTAGCAAAATCGCCATTTGCTTCTAATCAATACGATACACTTCTAAATATTTTTTCTCCTTCAAACTATCAAGAATTTAAACGGATTTTAAAAGAGCATGGAACGGTTATCAAAGTAGTCCCTGAAAAAAATTATTTAATTGAACTTCGTCATTTATTTTATCAAGATCAAAAAGAAAAACAAACGTATCAAAATGATTTGGTGATTGAAAAATTCCAAGAGCACTTCCCAGAGATGGAACAACATCGTTGTACTTATGAATTTCCGTTGAATGAAGAACAGTTTCAAGCATTGATGAAAATGACGCCATTAGGCTGGGGCGCAAGTGAGGAAGCAACAAAGTCTGCGTTATTAAATCCCCTGAAAAAGATTACCGTAGATGTCTGTATTTTAGTTGGAAAAAAGCAAATAAGTTAA
- a CDS encoding acyl-CoA thioesterase → MELKPYTRKTFFYETDQMGIIHHSNYIRWFEEARFDLLEQIGYGSDFLEREKLGSPVLNVSCQYKAMTRFNEEVAIRVVVRECSKAKLTFSYQVVGTQDQVVRATGESSHCFLNEAGKIISIQRQFPALYQLLNEEI, encoded by the coding sequence ATGGAATTAAAACCTTATACAAGAAAAACATTTTTTTATGAAACGGACCAAATGGGCATTATCCATCATTCAAATTACATTCGTTGGTTTGAAGAGGCGCGCTTTGATTTACTGGAGCAAATTGGGTATGGAAGTGATTTTTTAGAACGTGAGAAATTAGGAAGTCCAGTTCTGAATGTCAGTTGTCAGTACAAAGCAATGACGCGTTTTAATGAGGAGGTAGCCATTCGAGTAGTTGTTCGAGAATGCTCAAAGGCAAAATTGACTTTTTCTTATCAAGTTGTAGGAACGCAAGATCAAGTAGTGCGTGCTACTGGAGAAAGTTCCCATTGCTTTTTAAATGAAGCTGGAAAAATCATTTCCATTCAACGTCAATTTCCAGCACTTTATCAATTGTTAAATGAAGAAATCTAA
- a CDS encoding DUF1836 domain-containing protein: MKNTNEELASWGKTIEEFQLPRWNLLPDIELYMDQVLTLIEKYLSPLIVQPNQKIITAAMINNYVKLGLIPAPIKKKYNRKHLAFLIAITILKQVFTIQEIKDGILFQASVSGINASFNLFCDEQEQALKVVARQATGEKSIAIFDQPISADFIALKTATLAFASQLLAKKAISLGKDQLLTHPKEELE, encoded by the coding sequence TTGAAAAATACAAACGAAGAATTAGCGAGTTGGGGGAAAACTATTGAAGAATTTCAATTGCCTCGCTGGAATTTATTACCTGATATCGAACTTTATATGGATCAAGTCTTAACCTTGATTGAGAAATACCTGTCACCGTTAATCGTGCAACCGAATCAAAAAATCATTACAGCTGCCATGATTAATAATTATGTGAAGCTAGGGCTAATCCCAGCTCCTATTAAAAAGAAATACAATCGAAAACATCTCGCATTTTTAATTGCGATTACCATTTTAAAGCAAGTCTTTACTATTCAAGAAATTAAGGATGGTATTCTGTTTCAAGCATCTGTCAGTGGCATCAATGCCTCATTTAATCTCTTTTGTGATGAACAGGAACAAGCCTTAAAAGTCGTCGCTCGTCAAGCAACAGGGGAAAAAAGTATCGCAATCTTTGACCAGCCTATTTCGGCAGATTTTATTGCCTTAAAAACAGCGACTCTTGCTTTTGCAAGTCAGTTATTGGCAAAAAAGGCGATTTCACTTGGAAAAGACCAATTACTTACACATCCTAAGGAGGAATTAGAATGA
- a CDS encoding Dps family protein, whose translation MNSLYPKTQTTLNQLVADISQLTLIVHQTHWYMRGKTFFTMHPKMDELMADLDDQLDQIAERLIAIGGEPLSTFGEFLETTKLEEKKGKFGIPMENLIQQLVEDYRYLKEVFQEGIDISGQEEDCSTQDMLIGMKTDIEKTIWMLQAFLDKSPLAE comes from the coding sequence ATGAACAGTCTTTATCCAAAAACTCAAACAACTTTAAATCAATTGGTAGCTGACATTAGCCAACTCACTTTAATTGTTCATCAAACACATTGGTACATGCGTGGCAAAACATTTTTTACTATGCACCCTAAAATGGACGAATTAATGGCTGATTTAGACGATCAGTTAGATCAAATTGCAGAACGTTTAATTGCTATTGGCGGTGAACCTTTATCTACATTTGGTGAATTTTTAGAAACGACAAAACTAGAAGAGAAAAAAGGGAAATTCGGTATCCCAATGGAAAACTTAATTCAACAGTTAGTTGAAGATTACCGTTATTTAAAAGAGGTCTTCCAAGAGGGCATTGACATAAGTGGCCAAGAAGAGGACTGTTCCACTCAAGATATGCTTATTGGCATGAAAACGGATATTGAAAAAACAATCTGGATGTTACAAGCCTTTCTAGATAAGTCTCCTTTAGCAGAATAA
- a CDS encoding LacI family DNA-binding transcriptional regulator: MTSIRDIARLSGYSVSMVSRVLNQHPYVKAEKRAHIQKIIAELDYTANQNAVNLSIGKTRLIGVISPYTNHACFDKIIKGILSEAFKLNYIILLLPTNYDPQKELKHLELLKQKRIDGLIITSRANPWETIKSYTSYGPITVCEETEHPELSAAYSDRKASYQEVFTYLKQLGHSNVAFTSVREKTISNSTQQLVQAYQDIFQTPADFHYLTNCDTYEDGLRVGELFLNQKKQPTAIYANGDEIAAGIYSIAVKKGINIPEDLLVVGEEDLPIGKALHFPSMNHQLEDLGKVALQLVLNPTITKQLIPHFLTFPN; this comes from the coding sequence ATGACTTCTATTAGAGATATTGCACGATTGTCTGGTTATTCTGTTAGTATGGTTTCTCGTGTCTTAAATCAACATCCTTATGTAAAGGCAGAAAAACGAGCCCACATTCAAAAAATTATTGCAGAGTTAGATTATACTGCAAATCAAAATGCTGTCAACCTTAGCATTGGGAAAACACGATTAATTGGTGTTATCTCACCTTACACAAACCACGCCTGTTTTGATAAAATTATCAAAGGAATTCTTTCAGAAGCCTTCAAGTTAAATTATATTATTTTGCTTCTTCCCACCAATTACGATCCACAAAAAGAACTAAAGCATTTGGAGCTTTTAAAACAAAAAAGAATTGACGGACTAATTATTACTTCAAGAGCCAATCCATGGGAAACTATCAAATCATACACGTCTTATGGACCGATTACTGTCTGTGAAGAGACAGAGCATCCAGAATTATCGGCGGCTTATAGCGACCGAAAAGCCTCTTATCAAGAGGTATTCACCTACTTAAAACAATTGGGACACTCAAACGTAGCCTTTACCTCAGTCCGAGAAAAGACAATCAGCAACAGCACTCAACAGTTAGTCCAAGCTTACCAAGACATTTTTCAAACCCCTGCAGATTTCCATTATTTAACAAATTGCGATACCTATGAAGATGGTCTTAGAGTTGGCGAACTTTTCTTGAATCAAAAAAAACAACCGACTGCAATTTATGCAAATGGTGACGAAATTGCAGCAGGAATCTATTCTATTGCTGTAAAAAAAGGAATAAATATACCTGAGGATTTGCTCGTAGTCGGTGAGGAAGATCTCCCTATTGGAAAAGCACTTCACTTTCCATCAATGAATCATCAATTAGAAGACCTTGGTAAAGTTGCGTTACAATTAGTCTTAAATCCCACGATTACAAAGCAACTGATTCCTCATTTTTTAACATTTCCTAATTAA
- the queG gene encoding tRNA epoxyqueuosine(34) reductase QueG: MQTSLKEKIILESKRIGIDKIGFTSAAPFTELEEKLEKQQEKGHHSGFEHSNIKERIYPELIFEEPRSIISIALAYPTKMVEAPEKVKGERRGQFARASWGTDYHDILREKMDRLIAYIKEEAEEVSFKPMVDTGELIDVAVAQRAGLGFIGKNGLLITEEFGSYVYLGEIITNISFPVDEPVPNGCGDCTRCIVGCPTTALLGDGRMNAKRCLSYQTQTKGMMPLEYRKKMGHVIYGCDICQMVCPYNKGKNFHFHEEMEPVPEDVAPLLKPLLTISNREFKERFGVMAGSWRGKKPIQRNAIIALANYRDKSAVPDLLKCVAEDPRPVIRGTAAWAIGEIGIQTEELIEFLEEAFTKETDEEAKAELTAAIEKLTTN, from the coding sequence TTGCAGACCTCTTTAAAGGAAAAGATTATTCTTGAAAGCAAGCGGATTGGAATCGACAAAATTGGTTTTACTTCGGCTGCACCCTTTACAGAATTAGAAGAAAAATTGGAAAAGCAGCAAGAAAAAGGACACCACTCAGGTTTTGAACATTCAAATATTAAAGAACGGATTTATCCTGAATTGATTTTTGAAGAACCACGATCCATTATTTCAATTGCGCTAGCCTATCCAACAAAAATGGTGGAAGCTCCTGAAAAAGTGAAGGGTGAACGACGAGGGCAATTTGCAAGAGCCTCTTGGGGAACGGATTATCACGATATTTTAAGAGAAAAAATGGATCGTTTAATTGCTTATATTAAGGAAGAAGCAGAAGAGGTTTCTTTTAAACCGATGGTGGATACAGGCGAGTTAATTGATGTTGCAGTAGCTCAACGCGCAGGTCTTGGATTTATTGGGAAAAATGGTCTGTTAATTACAGAAGAATTTGGTTCTTATGTTTATTTAGGAGAAATCATCACCAATATTTCTTTTCCAGTTGATGAGCCGGTTCCCAATGGCTGTGGAGACTGTACACGTTGCATTGTAGGCTGTCCGACAACTGCTTTGCTTGGCGATGGCCGAATGAATGCGAAACGCTGTCTGTCTTATCAAACTCAGACAAAGGGCATGATGCCTTTGGAGTATCGTAAAAAAATGGGTCATGTTATCTATGGCTGCGATATTTGTCAGATGGTGTGTCCTTATAACAAGGGAAAAAACTTTCATTTTCACGAGGAAATGGAACCTGTTCCTGAAGACGTTGCGCCACTATTAAAGCCATTGCTAACGATTAGCAATCGTGAATTTAAAGAACGCTTTGGTGTAATGGCAGGTTCTTGGCGTGGGAAAAAACCAATCCAACGAAATGCAATCATTGCCCTAGCAAATTACCGAGATAAATCGGCGGTTCCAGACCTGTTAAAATGCGTTGCTGAAGATCCTCGCCCTGTGATTCGAGGGACTGCTGCATGGGCAATTGGCGAAATAGGAATTCAAACAGAAGAATTGATTGAATTTTTAGAAGAAGCTTTTACAAAAGAAACTGACGAAGAAGCTAAAGCAGAGTTAACTGCAGCGATTGAAAAATTAACAACCAATTAA
- the trmL gene encoding tRNA (uridine(34)/cytosine(34)/5-carboxymethylaminomethyluridine(34)-2'-O)-methyltransferase TrmL has translation MPNHIVLYEPQIPANTGNIARTCAATNTTLHLIEPLGFSTDDKHLKRAGLDYWNDVAIKYHKNLAAFLEVANKGKLHLITKFGHEVYSDVDLKDTKEDHYFIFGKETTGLPEEFMREHEEDCLRIPMNDEHVRSLNLSNTAAILIYEALRQQEFQNMELTHHYGEIDKLD, from the coding sequence ATGCCAAACCATATAGTATTATATGAACCACAAATTCCAGCCAATACTGGAAATATTGCAAGAACATGTGCAGCAACCAATACAACCTTGCACTTAATTGAGCCATTAGGTTTTTCGACAGATGATAAGCACTTGAAACGTGCGGGTTTAGATTATTGGAATGATGTTGCGATTAAGTATCATAAAAATTTAGCTGCTTTTTTAGAAGTAGCCAATAAAGGCAAATTGCATTTAATTACTAAATTTGGTCATGAAGTATATAGCGACGTTGATCTTAAAGATACAAAGGAAGATCATTATTTTATCTTTGGAAAAGAAACAACTGGTTTACCAGAAGAATTTATGCGTGAGCATGAAGAAGATTGTTTGCGTATTCCGATGAATGACGAACATGTTCGTTCTCTGAATCTATCAAATACAGCGGCTATTTTAATATATGAAGCGCTACGCCAACAAGAGTTTCAAAATATGGAATTAACCCATCATTATGGAGAGATAGATAAATTGGATTAA